From the genome of Sphingomonas sp. HMP6, one region includes:
- a CDS encoding acyl-CoA synthetase has translation MSHPSIHARTDPAKPALIVAETGETISFAELDARSNRAAHLFRARGLVASDTIALMLENTPEFYDIAWGAQRSGLFFVCISTKLTAAELDYIVGDSGAKMLIVSASLTGSAGTVRAETLRFVVGGSVPGWESWEDAVAAQPDTPIADERAGIDMLYSSGTTGRPKGVRVALPEDPDMAAPTVLMMLARGLYGLGPDSIYLSPAPLYHAAPLRWSMTVQRLGGTVVMLQHFEPEAALAAIERYKINASQWVPTHFVRMLKLDAAARARHDLSSLKVAIHAAAPCPVPVKEAMIAWWGPVLYEYYAGSEGNGLTTIDSAQWLEHKGSVGKAAYGVLHICGEDGVELPAGEEGLVYFEGGGVFEYHNDPAKTAEARNALGWSTLGDIGRIDKDGYLYLTDRKSFMIISGGVNIYPQEIENRLITHPRVADVAVIGAPCPEMGERVVAVVQPVDMAEAGEALAAELTAWCRAELSGVKTPRQIDFSAELPRHATGKLYKRLLRDQYWAEPATTV, from the coding sequence ATGTCGCACCCGAGCATCCACGCGCGGACCGATCCCGCAAAGCCCGCGCTGATCGTCGCGGAAACCGGCGAGACGATCAGCTTTGCTGAGCTCGACGCGCGATCGAACCGCGCCGCCCACCTGTTTCGCGCACGCGGGCTGGTGGCCAGCGACACGATCGCGCTGATGCTGGAGAATACCCCCGAATTTTATGACATCGCCTGGGGCGCGCAGCGTTCAGGGCTGTTCTTCGTCTGCATTTCGACCAAGCTGACCGCCGCCGAGCTCGACTATATCGTCGGCGATTCGGGCGCGAAGATGCTGATCGTCTCGGCCAGCCTGACCGGCAGCGCAGGCACGGTGCGTGCCGAGACGCTGCGCTTCGTCGTCGGCGGATCGGTGCCGGGCTGGGAAAGCTGGGAGGATGCGGTCGCCGCGCAGCCCGACACACCGATCGCCGACGAACGCGCCGGGATCGACATGCTCTATTCCTCCGGCACGACCGGGCGGCCCAAGGGCGTGCGCGTCGCGCTGCCCGAAGACCCCGATATGGCCGCGCCGACGGTGCTGATGATGCTCGCGCGCGGGTTGTATGGGCTGGGGCCGGACAGCATCTATCTCAGCCCCGCGCCGCTCTATCATGCCGCCCCCTTGCGCTGGTCGATGACGGTGCAGCGCCTGGGCGGGACGGTGGTGATGTTGCAGCATTTCGAACCCGAGGCGGCGCTCGCCGCGATCGAGCGGTACAAGATCAACGCCAGCCAGTGGGTGCCGACGCATTTCGTGCGGATGCTCAAACTCGATGCGGCCGCCCGCGCGCGCCATGATCTGTCGAGCCTCAAGGTCGCGATCCATGCTGCGGCCCCCTGCCCGGTGCCGGTCAAGGAAGCGATGATCGCATGGTGGGGGCCGGTGCTGTACGAATATTATGCCGGGTCCGAAGGCAATGGCCTGACGACGATCGATTCGGCGCAGTGGCTGGAGCACAAAGGATCGGTCGGTAAGGCGGCGTACGGCGTGCTGCATATCTGCGGCGAGGATGGCGTCGAACTGCCTGCGGGCGAGGAAGGCCTCGTCTATTTCGAGGGCGGCGGCGTCTTCGAATATCATAACGATCCGGCCAAGACGGCGGAGGCGCGCAACGCGCTCGGCTGGTCGACCCTTGGCGATATCGGGCGGATCGATAAGGACGGCTATCTGTATCTGACTGATCGCAAGAGTTTCATGATCATCTCGGGCGGGGTGAACATCTATCCGCAGGAAATCGAGAACCGGCTGATCACCCACCCGCGCGTGGCGGACGTGGCGGTGATCGGCGCGCCCTGCCCCGAAATGGGCGAGCGCGTCGTCGCGGTGGTGCAGCCGGTCGACATGGCCGAGGCGGGCGAGGCGCTGGCGGCGGAACTGACCGCCTGGTGTCGCGCCGAGCTGTCAGGGGTGAAGACGCCGCGCCAGATCGATTTCAGCGCAGAATTGCCGCGTCACGCGACGGGGAAATTGTATAAGCGGCTGCTGCGGGACCAATATTGGGCTGAGCCAGCTACGACAGTATAG
- a CDS encoding helix-turn-helix transcriptional regulator, with the protein MLLENPEVSIAATVLSADALATVPPPRSVVVPGRVTVTRYVRSGGARMRLWEAEAMRAGFSAGNGRAPNHQMNIPDQRHRVGDELAYRYHAATILWRMEKGRIAALTKQQLACLRKVAELKKSEVIAFELGISPKTVDAHIAEACRRLGASSRREAARMILAETEGFSPKVILPIAVEASDPHFEMSVGDGTNSVRDNHREPTYEFQPPSPTNIAITGGAEDVQLLVALKTAMLIVAIATGIILALA; encoded by the coding sequence GTGCTGCTCGAGAATCCCGAAGTCTCGATCGCCGCGACGGTACTGTCCGCCGATGCGCTCGCCACCGTGCCGCCGCCGCGATCGGTGGTGGTGCCGGGGCGGGTGACGGTGACGCGCTATGTCCGATCGGGGGGTGCGCGGATGCGGCTGTGGGAAGCTGAGGCGATGCGCGCGGGCTTCTCCGCGGGGAACGGGCGCGCACCCAACCATCAGATGAATATCCCCGATCAAAGGCACCGAGTAGGTGACGAACTGGCCTATCGGTATCATGCGGCCACGATACTATGGCGTATGGAAAAGGGCCGAATCGCAGCGCTTACCAAACAGCAGCTTGCCTGCTTGCGTAAGGTTGCCGAACTGAAGAAATCGGAGGTCATCGCTTTCGAGCTTGGAATTTCGCCAAAGACCGTAGACGCCCATATTGCCGAGGCGTGCCGCAGGTTGGGCGCATCATCACGTCGCGAGGCCGCGCGGATGATACTCGCAGAAACCGAGGGTTTTTCCCCTAAGGTCATTCTCCCGATAGCGGTGGAAGCGTCCGACCCGCACTTTGAGATGTCGGTCGGGGATGGTACCAATTCGGTTCGAGATAATCATCGCGAACCCACTTACGAGTTCCAACCCCCTTCCCCGACGAACATTGCAATCACTGGGGGTGCTGAAGATGTTCAACTGCTTGTCGCCCTGAAAACCGCAATGCTGATCGTCGCGATTGCGACGGGTATTATACTGGCCTTAGCCTGA
- a CDS encoding GIY-YIG nuclease family protein, which translates to MRERQPCVYILASGFNGTLYVGVTSNLIGRILQHRDGAFDSFTKRHSITRLVWYEMADTMDAAIAAEKRIKKWHRDWKKNLIERDNPHWEDLAVALGLPPLS; encoded by the coding sequence GTGCGAGAACGACAACCGTGCGTTTACATTCTGGCCAGCGGCTTCAATGGCACGCTGTATGTTGGCGTCACGTCGAATCTGATTGGACGAATTCTCCAGCACAGGGACGGGGCGTTCGATAGCTTCACCAAACGGCACAGCATCACGCGCCTTGTCTGGTACGAGATGGCGGACACGATGGACGCCGCCATCGCTGCGGAGAAGCGCATTAAAAAATGGCATCGCGATTGGAAGAAGAATTTGATCGAACGCGACAACCCGCACTGGGAGGATTTGGCTGTAGCCTTGGGCCTCCCACCGCTTAGCTAA
- the nusA gene encoding transcription termination factor NusA: MAVPATSGVTANRAELIAIANAVATEKMIDKAIVIEAMEDAIQRAAKARYGAENDIRAKLDPTTGDLRLWRVVEVVEAVDDYFKQVNLKESQKLQPGAVIGDYIVDPLPPIEFGRIAAQAAKQVIFQKVRDAERERQHEEFKDRMGEIITGVVKRVEFGHVVVDLGRAEGVIRRDQQIPREVVRVNDRIRSLILNVRRENRGPQIFLSRAHPDFMKKLFAQEVPEIYDGIIEIKAAARDPGSRAKIGVISHDSSIDPVGACVGMKGSRVQAVVQEMQGEKIDIIPWSPDTATFVVNALQPASVSRVVIDEEEDRIEVVVPDDQLSLAIGRRGQNVRLASQLTGKAIDILTEQDASEKRQKEFAERTEMFQTELDVDETLAQLLVAEGFGALEEVAYVEVDEIASIEGFDDDLAAELQSRAAEALERREAANREERRGMGVEDALAELPHLNEAMLVTLGKAGIKTLDDLADLATDELIQKKRQEQRRRAEGAEQNKRPEDKGGVLGEYSLTEAQGNEIIMAARAHWFEDEPAAAAAEETEA; the protein is encoded by the coding sequence ATGGCCGTCCCAGCAACTTCCGGCGTTACCGCCAACCGCGCCGAGCTGATCGCGATCGCGAATGCCGTTGCCACCGAAAAGATGATCGACAAAGCGATCGTGATCGAGGCGATGGAGGACGCGATCCAGCGCGCCGCCAAGGCCCGCTACGGCGCCGAGAACGACATTCGTGCCAAGCTCGACCCCACCACCGGCGATCTGCGCTTGTGGCGCGTCGTCGAAGTGGTCGAGGCGGTCGACGATTATTTCAAGCAAGTGAACCTCAAGGAATCGCAGAAGCTGCAGCCGGGCGCGGTGATCGGCGACTATATCGTCGATCCGCTGCCCCCGATCGAATTCGGCCGCATCGCCGCGCAGGCCGCCAAGCAAGTCATCTTCCAGAAGGTCCGCGACGCCGAGCGCGAGCGCCAGCATGAAGAATTCAAGGACCGCATGGGTGAGATCATCACCGGCGTGGTGAAGCGTGTCGAATTCGGTCACGTCGTCGTCGATCTCGGCCGCGCCGAGGGCGTGATCCGTCGCGACCAGCAGATCCCGCGCGAAGTGGTGCGCGTCAACGACCGCATCCGCTCGCTGATCCTCAATGTGCGCCGCGAGAACCGTGGGCCGCAGATTTTCCTCAGCCGCGCGCACCCCGATTTCATGAAGAAGCTGTTCGCGCAGGAAGTGCCCGAGATTTACGACGGCATCATCGAGATTAAGGCCGCTGCCCGCGACCCGGGTTCGCGCGCCAAGATCGGCGTGATCAGCCATGATTCGTCGATCGACCCGGTCGGCGCGTGCGTCGGCATGAAGGGCAGCCGCGTGCAGGCGGTCGTGCAGGAAATGCAGGGCGAGAAGATCGACATCATCCCCTGGTCGCCCGACACCGCGACCTTCGTCGTCAACGCGCTGCAGCCGGCCTCGGTATCGCGCGTCGTGATCGACGAGGAAGAGGATCGCATCGAAGTCGTCGTTCCCGACGATCAGCTCAGCCTCGCGATCGGTCGTCGCGGCCAGAACGTGCGTTTGGCATCGCAGCTCACCGGCAAGGCGATCGACATCCTCACCGAGCAGGACGCCTCCGAGAAGCGCCAGAAGGAATTCGCCGAGCGCACCGAGATGTTCCAGACCGAGCTCGACGTCGATGAGACGCTGGCACAGTTGCTGGTCGCCGAGGGCTTTGGCGCGCTCGAGGAAGTCGCGTATGTCGAGGTCGACGAAATCGCCTCGATCGAAGGTTTCGATGACGATCTCGCCGCCGAGCTGCAGAGCCGCGCCGCCGAGGCGCTCGAACGCCGCGAAGCCGCCAACCGCGAGGAACGCCGCGGCATGGGCGTCGAGGATGCGCTGGCCGAACTGCCGCACCTCAACGAAGCGATGCTGGTCACGCTCGGCAAGGCCGGGATCAAGACGCTCGACGATCTCGCCGATCTGGCGACCGACGAGCTGATCCAGAAGAAGCGCCAGGAACAGCGCCGCCGCGCCGAGGGTGCCGAGCAGAACAAGCGCCCCGAGGACAAGGGCGGCGTGCTCGGCGAGTACAGCCTGACCGAAGCGCAGGGCAATGAGATCATCATGGCCGCGCGTGCGCACTGGTTCGAGGATGAGCCCGCCGCAGCAGCAGCCGAGGAAACCGAAGCCTGA
- a CDS encoding DUF448 domain-containing protein — MNAPDPIRRCILLGERAPRESLIRLALSPDGAVFPDVRAKAPGRGAWIGVTRAELETAIAKGKLKAALARAFKTGPIAIPDDLPAMIAAALERAVLDRLGLEARTGNLLTGAEKIEAAARSGKLHLLLHAADAGTDGNRKLDQAWRVGNDEEGSDLRGLALPVPRTILAVALGRQNVVHIGLTERDAARRVRESLTRWLHFIGSHPALEPCESVSQGASALQNIPTGAGNSVADDDTCEELE; from the coding sequence ATGAACGCGCCCGACCCCATCCGCCGTTGCATCCTGCTGGGCGAGCGCGCGCCGCGTGAGTCGCTGATTCGGCTGGCGCTGTCGCCCGATGGCGCGGTGTTCCCTGACGTGCGTGCCAAGGCCCCCGGCCGTGGCGCGTGGATCGGCGTCACCCGCGCCGAGCTCGAAACCGCAATCGCCAAGGGCAAGCTGAAGGCAGCGCTTGCGCGTGCGTTCAAGACCGGGCCGATCGCGATTCCGGACGATCTGCCCGCGATGATCGCCGCCGCGCTGGAACGCGCGGTGCTCGACCGGCTTGGGCTGGAGGCGCGCACCGGCAATCTGCTGACCGGTGCCGAAAAGATCGAAGCGGCGGCGCGCTCGGGCAAGCTGCATCTGTTGCTGCACGCGGCAGACGCGGGCACCGACGGCAACCGCAAGCTCGACCAGGCGTGGCGCGTCGGCAACGATGAAGAGGGTAGCGACCTCAGGGGCTTGGCACTGCCGGTGCCCCGCACCATATTGGCCGTGGCACTGGGTCGGCAGAATGTGGTACATATCGGCCTGACAGAGCGCGATGCGGCGCGGCGCGTGAGGGAATCCCTGACGCGCTGGCTGCATTTCATCGGATCCCATCCCGCCCTTGAGCCTTGCGAATCCGTTTCGCAGGGCGCATCGGCGCTTCAAAATATCCCGACCGGAGCTGGCAACTCTGTCGCGGACGACGACACATGCGAGGAACTTGAGTGA
- the rimP gene encoding ribosome maturation protein RimP, producing MQQTPDLTALIAPEAEALGFDLVRVKLFGGKGDLTLQVMAERPDTRQLTIDDCAALSRRISDVLDALEAEGRDPIPEEYRLEVSSPGIDRPLTRLKDFADWDGHEARIVLAAPMDGRKVLTGLLKGVEGDTITIYVATKGEMEVPFAQVGNAKLVLTNALIAATRPLSMDGVEDEEIEDEPAISAAEEEMK from the coding sequence TTGCAACAGACGCCCGATCTGACCGCGCTCATCGCACCCGAAGCCGAAGCATTGGGCTTCGATCTGGTGCGCGTGAAGCTGTTCGGCGGCAAGGGCGATTTGACGCTGCAAGTGATGGCCGAGCGGCCCGACACGCGGCAGCTGACGATCGACGATTGCGCCGCGCTGTCGCGCCGCATCTCGGACGTGCTCGATGCGCTGGAGGCCGAGGGCCGCGATCCGATACCTGAGGAATATCGCCTCGAAGTGTCTTCGCCAGGGATCGACCGCCCGCTGACGCGGCTCAAGGATTTTGCCGACTGGGACGGCCATGAAGCCCGCATCGTGCTTGCCGCACCGATGGATGGGCGCAAGGTGCTGACCGGCCTGCTCAAGGGCGTCGAGGGCGACACGATCACGATCTACGTCGCGACCAAGGGCGAGATGGAAGTGCCGTTCGCGCAAGTCGGGAACGCCAAATTGGTGCTGACCAACGCGCTGATCGCCGCGACGCGTCCGTTGTCGATGGACGGCGTTGAGGACGAAGAAATTGAAGACGAACCGGCGATAAGTGCCGCTGAAGAGGAAATGAAGTGA
- a CDS encoding PQQ-dependent sugar dehydrogenase: MIGRFVFVAALLASTACSAQSSQNQGTQKLPRNAPEATVKNVPATTGRANLRETPPPFTMTRIGTFTEPFALAILPNGAALVTEKAGVLKLRWTDGAVANVGGVPRVAVVDQGGLLDVALAPRFAGNRGVYLTYSEPGKTGAALALAHATLKITQVQCVRAPCPPQASLEGLRVLWRSGMNGVGGQFGANIVFAPDGKSLFLSSGERQRFTPAQDPDQRLGKILRLTLDGKAWPGNPNFKAGGARAETWSTGHRNPYGLAFTADGRLWEEEMGPRGGDELNLILPGKNYGWPIVSNGDNYSGQPIPDHPSRPDLEAPKAWWNPSISPGGMIAYSGALFPQYRGNLFIGALGGQALIRVAVNGDTARAVEQWTMGARVRDVAQAPDGAIWLIEDEGALLRLTPKR; the protein is encoded by the coding sequence ATGATCGGTCGTTTTGTTTTCGTCGCGGCATTGCTCGCCAGCACCGCCTGTTCGGCGCAAAGTTCGCAGAATCAGGGCACGCAGAAACTGCCGCGCAATGCCCCCGAAGCGACGGTCAAGAACGTCCCCGCGACGACCGGCCGCGCCAATCTGCGCGAGACGCCGCCGCCGTTCACCATGACCCGGATCGGGACCTTCACCGAGCCCTTCGCGCTCGCGATTCTGCCCAATGGCGCGGCGCTGGTGACCGAGAAGGCCGGGGTGTTGAAGCTGCGCTGGACCGACGGCGCGGTGGCGAATGTCGGCGGCGTGCCGCGCGTCGCGGTGGTCGATCAGGGCGGTTTGCTCGACGTGGCGCTGGCCCCCCGCTTTGCGGGCAATCGTGGCGTGTATCTGACCTATTCCGAACCCGGCAAGACTGGCGCCGCGCTCGCGCTGGCGCATGCGACGCTGAAGATCACCCAAGTCCAGTGCGTCCGCGCGCCCTGCCCGCCGCAAGCCTCGCTGGAAGGGCTGCGCGTGCTGTGGCGATCGGGCATGAACGGCGTCGGCGGGCAATTCGGCGCAAACATCGTCTTCGCCCCCGACGGCAAATCGCTGTTCCTGTCCTCTGGCGAGCGGCAGCGCTTCACCCCGGCGCAAGACCCCGATCAGCGGCTCGGCAAGATCCTGCGGCTGACGCTCGACGGCAAGGCATGGCCGGGCAACCCCAATTTCAAAGCCGGCGGCGCGCGGGCCGAGACGTGGAGCACCGGCCACCGCAACCCGTATGGCCTTGCCTTCACCGCCGATGGCCGCTTGTGGGAGGAAGAAATGGGGCCGCGCGGTGGTGACGAGCTCAACCTCATCCTGCCGGGTAAGAATTACGGCTGGCCGATCGTCTCCAACGGCGACAATTATTCGGGCCAGCCGATCCCCGATCACCCCAGCCGCCCCGATCTCGAAGCGCCCAAGGCATGGTGGAACCCGTCCATCTCACCCGGCGGGATGATCGCTTATTCGGGTGCGCTGTTCCCGCAGTATCGCGGCAATCTGTTCATCGGCGCGCTCGGCGGCCAGGCGCTGATTCGCGTCGCGGTCAATGGCGATACCGCCAGGGCGGTCGAGCAATGGACGATGGGCGCCCGTGTCCGCGATGTCGCGCAGGCCCCCGACGGCGCGATCTGGCTGATCGAGGATGAAGGCGCACTGCTGCGGCTGACACCCAAGCGGTAG
- a CDS encoding winged helix-turn-helix domain-containing protein, whose protein sequence is MVCQHAAPSAARDGRPLALLPREYRLLLYLAERAGTVVSHDELLSAVWGLRFHPGTNLVAAHVSRLRAKLDRGFEVAMLHTGKGVGYRLAVPETGG, encoded by the coding sequence GTGGTATGCCAACACGCAGCGCCATCTGCGGCGCGCGACGGACGCCCGCTCGCTCTGCTGCCGCGCGAGTATCGTCTGCTCCTGTATCTGGCGGAGCGCGCGGGTACCGTGGTGTCGCACGACGAATTGCTGAGCGCGGTGTGGGGTCTGCGCTTCCACCCCGGTACCAACCTGGTCGCAGCGCATGTGTCGCGGTTGCGCGCGAAACTCGACCGCGGCTTCGAAGTCGCCATGCTGCACACCGGAAAGGGCGTCGGCTACCGGCTTGCCGTGCCCGAGACGGGCGGCTAG
- a CDS encoding crotonase/enoyl-CoA hydratase family protein: MTENRVSITVTDHIADVRLTRADKMNAIDPAMFEGIGAAIDALHSRKDVRCVVLSGDGKAFCAGLDMSSMAGGGSGLTSRERNDQGAILPQHVTWGWRNLPMPVIAAVHGVAFGGGFQIMSGADIRIAAPETRFAIRESYWGLVPDMAGFPIWRGLVRDDVLRELIYTAREFDAEEALHHGFITRITPDPHAAAMALARDIAAKSPNAIRGAKRLCNMAHDADPLAMLEAETNEQVAVIGQPPMMEQVAANMQKRAAVFADAD; this comes from the coding sequence ATGACCGAGAACCGCGTATCGATTACCGTCACCGATCATATCGCCGATGTGCGCCTGACGCGCGCCGACAAGATGAACGCGATCGATCCGGCGATGTTCGAAGGGATCGGCGCGGCGATCGACGCGCTGCATTCGCGCAAGGATGTGCGCTGCGTCGTGCTGTCGGGGGATGGAAAGGCGTTTTGCGCCGGGCTCGACATGAGCAGCATGGCGGGCGGCGGCTCCGGGCTGACCTCGCGCGAGCGCAATGATCAGGGCGCGATCCTGCCGCAGCATGTCACCTGGGGCTGGCGCAACCTGCCGATGCCGGTCATCGCGGCGGTCCACGGCGTCGCCTTTGGCGGCGGTTTTCAGATCATGTCGGGCGCGGACATCCGCATCGCCGCCCCGGAAACGCGCTTTGCGATTCGCGAGAGCTATTGGGGGTTGGTGCCCGACATGGCGGGCTTCCCGATCTGGCGCGGTCTGGTGCGTGACGATGTGCTGCGCGAATTGATCTACACCGCGCGCGAATTCGACGCCGAGGAAGCGCTGCACCACGGATTCATCACACGCATCACTCCGGACCCGCACGCCGCCGCGATGGCGCTGGCGCGGGACATTGCGGCGAAGAGCCCCAATGCGATTCGCGGGGCGAAGCGGCTGTGCAACATGGCGCACGATGCCGACCCGCTGGCGATGCTCGAGGCCGAAACCAACGAGCAGGTCGCGGTGATCGGCCAGCCGCCGATGATGGAGCAAGTCGCCGCCAACATGCAGAAGCGCGCTGCGGTGTTCGCCGACGCGGATTGA
- a CDS encoding PaaI family thioesterase encodes MFPDQPPAFDPHRFLRHGVGGHGGLLGLTYHAHGADWVELHLPYRAELIGDPDSGVLASGPILTMMDMATSLAVWTRLGRFRPHATLDLRIDYLRPATPGKAVFGRGECYRITRSISFVRGQAHDGDPADPLAHVAGTFMFTDAPAGAGA; translated from the coding sequence ATGTTTCCTGACCAGCCACCCGCCTTCGATCCGCACCGTTTCCTGCGGCACGGCGTCGGCGGGCATGGCGGTTTGCTGGGGCTGACCTATCACGCGCACGGGGCCGATTGGGTCGAACTGCATTTGCCGTACCGCGCTGAATTAATTGGCGATCCTGACAGCGGCGTGCTCGCCTCGGGTCCGATCCTGACGATGATGGATATGGCGACCAGCCTCGCGGTGTGGACCCGGCTCGGCCGCTTTCGTCCGCATGCGACGCTCGATCTGCGGATCGACTATCTCCGCCCCGCAACCCCGGGCAAGGCGGTGTTCGGCCGCGGCGAATGCTACCGCATCACGCGCTCGATCTCGTTCGTGCGCGGGCAGGCGCATGACGGCGATCCGGCCGATCCGCTCGCGCATGTCGCCGGCACCTTCATGTTCACCGACGCCCCTGCTGGAGCGGGCGCATGA
- a CDS encoding tautomerase family protein, which translates to MPFVSIRISGTATKDQKSGIVADVTQSLVARLGKNPAAVQIVIEEVSTENYGAGGVLIVDRDAPKLQEDAHAESSQ; encoded by the coding sequence ATGCCGTTCGTCTCGATCCGCATCTCCGGCACCGCCACGAAGGACCAGAAGTCCGGGATCGTGGCGGACGTCACCCAGTCGCTCGTCGCGCGGCTGGGAAAGAACCCGGCTGCGGTGCAGATCGTGATCGAGGAAGTGTCGACGGAAAATTACGGCGCGGGTGGGGTGCTGATCGTCGATCGGGATGCGCCCAAGTTACAGGAGGACGCTCATGCGGAATCCTCGCAATGA